The proteins below are encoded in one region of Drosophila gunungcola strain Sukarami chromosome 2R unlocalized genomic scaffold, Dgunungcola_SK_2 000027F, whole genome shotgun sequence:
- the LOC128256621 gene encoding LOW QUALITY PROTEIN: mucin-5AC (The sequence of the model RefSeq protein was modified relative to this genomic sequence to represent the inferred CDS: deleted 2 bases in 1 codon) — MQIDPKPRCGGSISLTVMLLLIIGADFAVGRPDVRESPFARELQPPLLQPDVPFSAAQGGGVGPKAIDSYGNPIDALRPIDTPDGRKVVSAQGVQFEIPTYASGITEIRRPADDLLPPHIGELTFTRAAAAGGASRTRTQTGTATRTKTETNENRNKTETETNASTALHTNSSSSNITSTNSTSTRTALAAPISTTNKLAKRDSLGGQFPIAPPSNRHAPPPFSLIKLNPFAGQDSPITQIGSQSSLCPSPSPSPTSTSTAPTTPPPANANCPKYSTPNPNPLQPDAIAVGLEPSSPNSFTGTASASAPAPLPATSLTPPRHDPSPDTTTTAAEVEVEQAHLVPLPQAAKEEGSLPEYIRELQRQDPDIGGPVHWKPAANAAPLSVIAWDLLPPHEAQDVQRQEDVQDEQAQEPTIITEAQQQPAKKVQGIVDPISHNIRLSLSSGSALSPVDGPAEHGTNAHVGSTTPANPGRFPNRQRGTAHYSTTRSSSTTARPRSTTTHAPTTTTSTTKATTTTSTTTRRSTTTSTTTAKPETRTTASPVTSTTGATGTTEDPATFYRLDNEEAYAYTLPTWLQEVTDPDLDVAVTFEVPADNDQYNHTLANDLEPPFEPFVDLGNIQLTPPPTSKPTPTTSTTRAAPTTTTTTATTTTSTTTTRTTTPRTTTSTSTTTTTTTRRPSTQRPTKAPTPIPPTHSTQAHHHPEPPPVKLTTTTNHHADTPPEDSSSSGSGSSSSAIGNTTPSQLDAGNPFDSATIPAWLRDFDYPDVGPGVPFDPDNFGPAASSNRSPTTQPRLPTVPPAPSAFPSKVTLPLPASSSSSSSSEEPPLVLIPPADRADSVSGSGSAFGFAPAAVSNAGQLTPPLPTTNSVTPFAARFEPAANSPNQAASPSSGEPFPPSKVEYTKSDEGKVISTPVASVQRKTETAAPVSNTGKYTGGFGAPAGLLRPQSTNPTGSNSGPGSSASPHSDIYVAGDQHEFSTIVKANKARPTVNPSRYNGGFGAPTGVLSPQSQSEPRPFQPVRQQTEHRDRPAGGNRRTESRFGGPPGILVPFDNVQRTGGQ; from the exons ATGCAGATCGATCCGAAGCCACGATGCGGTGGCAGCATTAGCCTTACCGttatgctgctgctgatcatCGGCGCCGACTTCGCCGTTGGAAGGCCTG ATGTGCGCGAGTCGCCCTTCGCCCGAGAGCTGCagccgccgctgctgcagcCGGACGTGCCCTTCAGCGCCGCCCAGGGGGGCGGGGTCGGGCCGAAGGCCATCGACAGCTACGGCAACCCCATCGACGCCCTGCGACCCATCGACACGCCCGACGGGCGCAAGGTGGTCAGCGCCCAGGGCGTCCAGTTCGAGATACCCACGTACGCCTCGGGGATCACGGAGATCCGGCGACCGGCCGATGATCTCCTGCCGCCGCACATTGGTGAGTTGACATTCACGCGAGCAGCGGCTGCCGGCGGTGCCTCCAGAACCAGGACGCAAACGGGAACGGCAACCAGGACGAAAACCGAAACA AacgaaaacagaaacaaaacagaaacagaaaccaaTGCCTCGACAGCACTGCACACAAACAGTAGTAGTAGTAATATAACTAGTACAAATAGCACTAGCACCCGCACCGCACTAGCCGCACCCATTAGCACCACTAACAAGCTGGCCAAGCGCGATTCGCTGGGCGGCCAGTTCCCCATTGCACCACCCAGTAACCGCCACGCCCCGCCCCCCTTCTCCCTGATCAAGCTAAATCCCTTCGCCGGCCAGGACTCACCCATTACCCAGATCGGCTCCCAATCCAGTCTttgtcccagtcccagtcccagtcccacttccacttccactgcCCCGACCACTCCGCCCCCAGCCAACGCGAATTGCCCGAAATACTCAactccgaatccgaatcctcTCCAACCAGATGCCATCGCTGTGGGCCTGGAACCCAGCAGTCCGAACTCATTCACTGGCACAGCATCAGCATCCGCACCAGCACCACTTCCAGCCACATCACTAACACCGCCCCGCCATGATCCATCACCCGACACCACGACGACCGCCGCGGAAGTGGAGGTGGAGCAGGCGCACCTGGTGCCGCTTCCGCAGGCGGCCAAGGAGGAGGGATCCCTGCCCGAGTATATCCGGGAGTTGCAGCGCCAGGACCCCGACATTGGGGGTCCAGTGCACTGGAAGCCGGCTGCCAATGCGGCGCCACTCAGTGTGATCGCCTGGGACCTGTTGCCGCCGCACGAGGCACAGGATGTCCAGCGCCAGGAGGACGTCCAGGATGAGCAGGCGCAGGAGCCCACGATCATCACGGAGGCGCAACAGCAGCCGGCCAAGAAGGTGCAGGGCATCGTGGATCCCATTAGCCACAACATACGCCTCAGCCTGAGCAGTGGCAGTGCCCTGAGTCCAGTGGATGGGCCGGCGGAGCATGGCACCAATGCGCATGTGGGCAGCACCACGCCTGCCAATCCGGGCCGCTTTCCGAACCGCCAGCGTGGCACGGCCCACTACAGCACCACCAGGAGCAGTTCCACCACAGCAAGGCCGCGCAGCACCACCACTCACGCACCAACCACAACCACCAGCACAACgaaggcaacaacaaccaccagCACAACCACCAGGAGAAGCACAACGACCAGCACCACTACAGCGAAACCAGAGACGCGCACCACTGCCAGTCCGGTAACCAGCACCACCGGGGCCACCGGCACCACCGAGGACCCAGCCACCTTTTATCGCCTGGACAACGAGGAGGCCTACGCCTACACCCTGCCCACATGGCTGCAGGAGGTCACCGATCCGGACCTGGACGTGGCCGTCACTTTCGAGGTGCCCGCCGACAACGATCAGTACAACCACACGCTGGCCAACGATCTGGAGCCGCCCTTCGAGCCGTTCGTCGACTTGGGCAACATTCAGCTGACGCCACCGCCCACCAGCAAGCCAACACCGACCACCAGCACAACCAGGGCAGCGCCCACAacgaccaccaccaccgccacaACAACCACCAGCACAACCACAACCAGAACAACCACGCCACGAACAACGACAAGCACAAGTACAACCACAACTACAACAACGCGACGTCCGAGCACGCAGCGACCGACCAAAGCACCCACACCAATACCACCCACGCACAGCACTCAAGCGCACCACCACCCAGAGCCACCGCCAGTGAAATTGACCACAACCACCAATCACCATGCAGATACTCCGCCGGAGGACTCCAgtagcagcggcagcggcagcagcagcagtgccaTTGGCAACACCACTCCCAGCCAGTTGGACGCAGGCAACCCCTTCGATTCGGCCACCATTCCCGCCTGGCTGCGCGACTTCGACTATCCGGATGTGGGTCCCGGAGTGCCCTTTGACCCGGACAACTTTGGGCCAGCCGCCAGCAGTAACCGTTCCCCCACCACCCAGCCACGCCTCCCCACCGTCCCGCCCGCCCCCTCCGCTTTTCCATCCAAAGTCACGCTTCCGCTtccagccagcagcagcagcagcagcagcagcgaggAGCCACCGCTAGTGCTCATTCCGCCCGCTGACCGCGCGGACTCCGTCTCCGGTTCCGGTTCCGCCTTCGGTTTCGCCCCCGCCGCCGTCTCCAATGCCGGACAACTGACCCCTCCCCTTCCCACTACCAACTCTGTCACGCCTTTTGCAGCCCGCTTCGAGCCAGCAGCGAACAGTCCGAACCAGGCAGCCAGCCCCTCCAGCGGCGAACCCTTCCCGCCCAGCAAGGTCGAGTACACCAAGAGCGACGAGGGCAAGGTCATCAGCACGCCGGTGGCCAGCGTCCAGCGTAAAA CGGAGACTGCGGCGCCAGTTAGCAACACAGGGAAGTATACGGGCGGATTTGGCGCCCCGGCGGGCCTACTGCGTCCACAGTCGACCAACCCCACCGGCTCCAACTCCGGACCGGGTTCCAGTGCCAGCCCCCACTCCGACATCTACGTGGCCGGCGATCAGCACGAGTTCAGCACCATTGTGAAGGCGAACAAGGCGCGGCCCACTGTGAACCCAAGTCGCTACAACGGTGGCTTCGGCGCCCCCACTGGTGTGCTTTCGCCACAGAGCCAGTCGGAGCCGCGACCCTTCCAGCCGGTCCGCCAGCAGACGGAGCACAGGGATCGTCCGGCCGGCGGCAACCGGCGGACGGAGAGCCGCTTTGGCGGACCGCCCGGCATACTCGTGCCCTTCGACAACGTGCAGCGGACTGGAGGACAGTAG
- the LOC128256627 gene encoding uncharacterized protein LOC128256627, whose translation MCQSCEDFSPQCCATFYPIWCIILGALFTAGAIYLVVDYTNKIDNPFTFSRADWDGDDWDTIEKIRDRYKTYRIISIIKVIIDFTYVVAGVLLLLGDKMNKKGLFNFGKILSYFFPIFSVMTVFTIIVHICAVIKLCKYIEQRWEIANN comes from the exons ATGTGCCAGTCCTGTGAAGACTTTTCACCACAGTGCTGCGCCACATTCTATCCTATATGGTGCATCATTCTTGGAGCCTTATTCACTGCGGGCGCAATTTATTTGGTAGTTGactatacaaataaaatcgaCAACCCCTTTACTTTTTCAAGGGCTGATTGGGACGGTGACGACTGGGATACCATCGAAAAAATACGCGACAGATATAAAACTTATAGAATTATTTCTATTATTAAAGTCATAATTGACTTCACTTATGTGGTCGCTGGAGTTTTGTTGCTGCTTGGCGATAAAATG aaTAAAAAAGGGTTGTTCAATTTTGGAAAAATCCTCAGCTATTTCTTTCCTATTTTTTCTGTAATGACCGTTTTTACTATAA TTGTCCACATTTGCGCCGTAATAAAACTGTGCAAGTATATAGAGCAACGCTGGGAGATAGCTAACAATTAA